CGTTGTCCTCAAGGGTTGCATCAATCGTCACCCGGCTGCTGGCATGGCCAATGCCAGGGGCGGTGAATTCGGGCATCCGGGTGGTGGTCGCATCGAAGGTCCAACGGGTGTAGGGCGTGCTGATGCGATCGCTCGGATGCAGGCGTGTCCAGAGTGCCCCCCCAATGGGAAAGACCTTGTTTTGCTCTGCTTCCTCCAGGAACAATTGCTTCATGGCTTCCAGGCGTTCGGGTTCCTGGTCAGCCAGGTTGTTCATCTGCGTAAAGTCTTCGGTGATGTGGTACAACTCCCACACATCCTGGCTGGCATCCCAGGTATCCAGGCCAGGGTTGACCGTTTGCCAGGGAACCGTCGGGCCAAAGGTGCAGGCATACCAACCGTCGGCATAAATGCCCCGACTTCCGTTGATCTCAAAATATTGCCGCTGCTTGCGACCCGGCGCACGAGCATTGTTGAAGGTGTAGGCCATGCTGATGCCGTCGATCGGATCTTGGGGGAACCCATCCACCACTGCCGGGGGTTCAATCCCCAGGATGTCGTAGATCGTGGGGGCAATATCATTAACATGGTGGAATTGACTGCGGGGGGTGCGATCGGGTCGAATCTGTTGGGGCCAGGAGATGACCATGGGGTTGCGAGTCCCGCCAAAGTGGGAGGCCGCTACCTTGGTGTGGCGGAATGGCGTATTGCCGGCCCAACCCCAACCCGCGTGATACATATTGTCGGTTTTGGGACTGCCCAGCGCATCCAGTCCTCCCAACCCATCCAAGGCCTCCAGTTGCTGCTGGATGGTGTTGGGAATTTGGTTCTGGGCCAGGAGTTCGCTAATGGTGCCCGCCTGACCTTCGGCACTGGAACCGTTGTCACCCCAAATGTAAAAAACGAGGGTGTTGTCGCGAATGCCCAACCGATCCAGTTCATCAATCACCTTTCCGGCTTGCGCATCGGCGTGTTGTGCAAACCCTGCGAAGATCTCCATCAACCGCCGCTGGAAGGGCCGCTCCGAATCAGGAATGCTTTCCCAGGCCGCCATCGTCCCATCGCGAGGGGTGAGCTGGGCATTGGCCGGAATCCACCCCATTTGTTTCTGGCGGGCAAACACGCGATCGCGGTACGCATCCCAACCCTCGTCAAATTTTTTGTTATATTTATCCGCCCATTCCTTAAAAATATGGTGTGGCCCGTGGGCTGCTCCCGGTGCCCAGTAAAGCAAGAAGGGTTTGTCGGGGGCATAGGCTCGGTGTCGCCGCATCCATTGAATCGCTTTATCGGCGAGGTCTTCGGTTAAATGGTAGGTGTCATCAACGGGCGGTTCTACGGGGTTGGTGTTTTCGTAGAGGCGCGGTTCATACTGGGAGGTTTCCCCCGCCAGAAAGCCATAGAAATAATCAAAACCATGACCCGTCGGCCAGCGATCGAACGGCCCCATGGCGGTTGTCTGATTGGCTGGGGTGTTGTGCCATTTACCAAAGGCTGCCGTCTTGTAGCCGTAATACCTCAACACCTCGGCCAGGGTGGCACTGGTTTTGGGAATGAGGCCAAGATACCCGTCCCAATCCACGGCCCGCTCAGCGATCGTGCCAAAACTGGCCCGGTGATGGTTGCGTCCGGTTAATAGGGCAGCCCGAGTTGGGGAACAGAGGGCAGTGGTATGGAAGGTGTTGTAGCTGATGCCGCGATCGCGCAACTTCGTCAGGTTGGGGGTATGAATTTCCCCACCGAAGGTATCTGTTGTTCCGAAGCCCACATCGTCCATCATAATCACCAGCACATTGGGGGCATCGGCGGGAAGGTGATTGGCTTCAGCCCGTCGCGTCATCGAGGATTCCTGCAAGGTGGGTGCCGCGACACTGCCTGATGGAACGGGTGGAAACGGCAACACAGAACCATCGGAGGAGGCTGCTGGCATCGGAGGTGCAGCGGCCATTACCGCCCATGCACCCAGCGTCATGAACAAACTGCATAGACTGATGACCAGGATACGGATGAATCGTTGTCGGGGCATGGAAATTCTCCTGAAAAATCATCAGAGAAACAGGATTATGAAGCGACGCAGAAAGGTTTTGATACGGAGATATACACGTTTCGTAATGGCGGGAGGAGGGTGGATGTGAAACAGGATTCACATTCGCCATCATCCCCAGCACTTTCCCAAACTCATGATGAGGATGACGATTCGAGCCGTTCGATGGGTGGGGGTGCCCAGTTGCCCTGCAGCACTTCCGCCCCAGGCCAGTAGAGGCGCATCTGGAGCAGGAAATCACCGCTGGGTGCGGGTAACCAGTTCAATTGCTGATCCTCGGCTGGTGCTTCGTGCTGGATCAACAGGTCAATCGAACCATCGGGGTTTGTGGCTAAGTTGCTGCGATCGCCCAACACATAGCGATCGAGCGGATTATCCACAAAGAAACCATCCTGGTCATACATCGTGAGCGACCAGAAGGCACTCACCGGAGGCAGTTGCCCCGGTAAAAAGTGCATCCGGTAGCGATAGGCTCCAGTCAAGGGTCGATTTTCGGCATCAGTCGAGGTCATCGGATAGACTGCATCTTCCCGCAGATTAGCCCCCAGCCCAACGAGCGCAATGTAGGCGCGGTTGAGATAATTGGTTCCAAAATTCCCAGGGCTACCTAAACCAGTCTCAACATTGATCGTCCAACCATTTCGGATGTCGCCTTCGGGAGAGGTACTGGTAATGACAGCTAATCCATCCTGAACAGCTCGCTCCAATTCCTGTTGTATCGTTGGGTTCAGGGCATCCCAGTCAAACGATTGTCCGGGAATCAGTCCAATCTGCGCCATGCGCGCCACTAGAGGAGCATCGGCAGGGTAAGGCGGATTAGACTTGAGGAGTTCAGCAATCAGCGGAAAGAAGGTTCGCCCGTTCATCTCCCGAATTTGAAACAGGGGCGGTGTCGAAATATCCCAGTCTGGATTGGGGGGCACTCCCTGGGGGGGCGGGTAAAACCGACCATAGGCTGACAGCGGAATCAGGTGAAACTGCTGGTAGAGGTCGCGCACGTTCTGCACATCCTCTGCACTGTCAACTTTAATGCGTGATAGGAACCAGGCGATATTTGTGGTGGATTTGATCGTTTCCATGCCCTGGGGAATGTCCCCTGACCAACCAGTCCCCACAATCAGATACGTTTTGGCACCCAATGTGGTCGTGCGAGGACTGGGATCGGCCATAACATCCGTCCACATATTTAAGACATTGAGGAGGTAATAGCGATCGCCCATATCCGGCACCTCCAACACGATGGGTTCCTGCGACAGATCCAGCCACGCCGAACCATACAACGTATCGTTATTAGGACGCACCACATCTTTGAAGGATGCGTCTGGAAACACCTCAAAATAACCTAGTTGATTTATGGGGGCGTAAGCGTTGGGCTGGGGCGACAGCACCGACGTAGCCAGTCGTCGAGTCAACTCCATCACCACCAGGGGAAAACTATAGATATAGGCATCTCTGCCGATTTCATAGGCTTCCGTTGCCGTAACCTGAGCTGTCGTCTGAGATGCTGACATCGCTGATACTTGGGGAGGGGGAGTGGCTTGAGCCAGATTCTGACCTTTGGGTATCTGACCCAAGCCAACAACAGTTAGTAGGCTGATGAGGGCGATCGCCAAACATCGCATTAAACATTTTTCAGTCATTCTTTCCTCTTCAGGAAATGTGGATGGGTTGCAACCATTGAGTCCTGGGGGCTGATTGCTCAAGTCCGCACTTATTCAGCCGAACAGTAAAGCGACACCATAAGAACCGCATAAGACGAAACCTGCTTCAGGCGGCAACCCTGGAATGCCGACCAGTAAAGCGACACCATAAGAACCGCATAAGACGAAACTTTTCTTCATGCGGCAACCCTAGAGTAGCTACCGCAGCAGCGGCAAAGTCCCGACGGAGACATCCATGTCGACGGGATCTTCATAATCTGCGTTACCGTCCCCATTGCTGTCCCAGAGGGTGGTTGCAGAGTAGCCGCAGCAAATGTCTATCCCCTGTTCTGCTGGTGCGAAGAAGAGCGTACCGTTTTTGATTGAGCAGGCCAGTTCAGCTTGCTCTAATCGGGGTGCAAAGCGGTCTTTCAGGAGCCCCAACTGGGCCTCGCAGGCCTGATCTCCCGCTGGGCAGGTGAAGGGTTTGATAAAGATTGGGTCGTTCTCGGTCAGCGGCAGGTTGCCCAACCACTGACCGCTGCAGTTTCCGTCGCTATCAGGGAGTGACTAGCAGACGAAATTAGCCCGTTGCGGTTCTCACTCATTCTGGAAGGGGCAAACGCTCAGGGAACCGGAAGATTCGCATTCTGCCTCCAGGGCTGCAACCTAGTCTGGATACAGTTCGCGC
Above is a genomic segment from Nodosilinea sp. E11 containing:
- a CDS encoding sulfatase-like hydrolase/transferase, with the protein product MPRQRFIRILVISLCSLFMTLGAWAVMAAAPPMPAASSDGSVLPFPPVPSGSVAAPTLQESSMTRRAEANHLPADAPNVLVIMMDDVGFGTTDTFGGEIHTPNLTKLRDRGISYNTFHTTALCSPTRAALLTGRNHHRASFGTIAERAVDWDGYLGLIPKTSATLAEVLRYYGYKTAAFGKWHNTPANQTTAMGPFDRWPTGHGFDYFYGFLAGETSQYEPRLYENTNPVEPPVDDTYHLTEDLADKAIQWMRRHRAYAPDKPFLLYWAPGAAHGPHHIFKEWADKYNKKFDEGWDAYRDRVFARQKQMGWIPANAQLTPRDGTMAAWESIPDSERPFQRRLMEIFAGFAQHADAQAGKVIDELDRLGIRDNTLVFYIWGDNGSSAEGQAGTISELLAQNQIPNTIQQQLEALDGLGGLDALGSPKTDNMYHAGWGWAGNTPFRHTKVAASHFGGTRNPMVISWPQQIRPDRTPRSQFHHVNDIAPTIYDILGIEPPAVVDGFPQDPIDGISMAYTFNNARAPGRKQRQYFEINGSRGIYADGWYACTFGPTVPWQTVNPGLDTWDASQDVWELYHITEDFTQMNNLADQEPERLEAMKQLFLEEAEQNKVFPIGGALWTRLHPSDRISTPYTRWTFDATTTRMPEFTAPGIGHASSRVTIDATLEDNASGVLYALGGSGGGLTVFMDQGQIQYEYNMELIERYIAQTARIPAGQHRIEVETTLQSPMPLSPAEVVIRVDGEEAARTTVGRTVPGAFTASETFDVGTDLGSPVSPHYADRRPFAFDGTIEQVNVELK
- a CDS encoding DUF1254 domain-containing protein, with product MSASQTTAQVTATEAYEIGRDAYIYSFPLVVMELTRRLATSVLSPQPNAYAPINQLGYFEVFPDASFKDVVRPNNDTLYGSAWLDLSQEPIVLEVPDMGDRYYLLNVLNMWTDVMADPSPRTTTLGAKTYLIVGTGWSGDIPQGMETIKSTTNIAWFLSRIKVDSAEDVQNVRDLYQQFHLIPLSAYGRFYPPPQGVPPNPDWDISTPPLFQIREMNGRTFFPLIAELLKSNPPYPADAPLVARMAQIGLIPGQSFDWDALNPTIQQELERAVQDGLAVITSTSPEGDIRNGWTINVETGLGSPGNFGTNYLNRAYIALVGLGANLREDAVYPMTSTDAENRPLTGAYRYRMHFLPGQLPPVSAFWSLTMYDQDGFFVDNPLDRYVLGDRSNLATNPDGSIDLLIQHEAPAEDQQLNWLPAPSGDFLLQMRLYWPGAEVLQGNWAPPPIERLESSSSS